The Streptomyces camelliae genome window below encodes:
- a CDS encoding MerR family transcriptional regulator, whose translation MLQTPSGGAGSGTAARDSGLMSIGTVLNVLRDEFPEVTISKIRFLESEGLIEPQRTPSGYRKFSAGDVERLAHVLRMQRDHYLPLKVIREHLDAMERGEAVELPVVGRQRTPEDLQMPPAGPTVARVGRAELLAAADVDEGELKEWESYGLIAPLADGSYDAEAVTVAALVCELGRFGIEPRHLRVMKAAADREAGLVDQVVAPLKRHRNPQTRALAEARTKELAALTVKLHTALVKTALGVRLP comes from the coding sequence ATGCTTCAAACACCGAGCGGCGGTGCCGGAAGCGGTACCGCCGCCAGGGACAGTGGACTGATGAGCATCGGCACGGTGCTGAATGTGCTGCGCGACGAGTTCCCCGAAGTCACCATCTCCAAGATCCGCTTCCTGGAGTCGGAGGGGCTCATCGAGCCGCAGCGGACCCCTTCGGGGTACCGCAAGTTCAGCGCCGGGGACGTAGAGCGGCTGGCGCACGTCCTGCGGATGCAGCGGGACCACTATCTGCCGCTCAAGGTGATCCGGGAGCACTTGGACGCCATGGAGCGCGGTGAGGCCGTCGAGCTGCCCGTCGTCGGGCGTCAGCGCACCCCGGAGGACCTCCAGATGCCTCCGGCAGGGCCCACGGTCGCCCGGGTCGGCCGGGCAGAGCTGCTGGCCGCGGCAGACGTCGACGAGGGCGAGCTGAAGGAGTGGGAGTCCTACGGGCTGATCGCTCCGCTGGCGGACGGGTCGTACGACGCCGAGGCCGTCACCGTGGCCGCGCTCGTCTGCGAACTGGGCCGGTTCGGGATCGAGCCACGCCACCTTCGGGTGATGAAGGCCGCCGCCGACCGTGAGGCCGGGCTCGTCGACCAGGTGGTGGCCCCGCTCAAGCGCCATCGCAACCCCCAGACCAGGGCGCTTGCCGAGGCCCGTACGAAGGAGCTGGCGGCGCTCACGGTGAAGCTGCACACGGCTCTGGTGAAGACCGCTCTCGGGGTGCGACTGCCCTGA
- a CDS encoding PRC-barrel domain-containing protein, with protein MQTDIDPRNLIGRKAFDRNGTKIGTVDEVYLDDATGVPEWAAIRTGLFSRDAFVPLEPSELIEGTLHVPFDRALIKDAPDFGVGRHLSPDQELQLYHHYGLDTAPPPSLPDHDFGKLAGSEEP; from the coding sequence GTGCAGACCGACATCGATCCGCGCAACCTGATCGGCCGCAAGGCGTTCGACCGCAACGGCACCAAGATCGGCACCGTCGACGAGGTGTATCTGGACGACGCGACCGGCGTACCCGAGTGGGCGGCCATACGCACCGGCCTGTTCTCCCGCGACGCCTTCGTCCCCCTGGAACCGAGCGAACTCATCGAGGGCACCCTCCACGTCCCCTTCGACCGCGCTCTCATCAAGGACGCCCCGGACTTCGGCGTGGGCCGCCACCTCTCCCCCGACCAGGAACTCCAGCTCTACCACCACTACGGCCTGGACACGGCCCCACCGCCCTCCCTCCCGGACCACGACTTCGGCAAACTGGCAGGCTCAGAGGAACCATGA
- a CDS encoding DNA polymerase IV, producing the protein MRRAPTILHLDMDAFYASVEQASKPSLRGKAVVVGGLGPRGVVATASYEARVFGVHSAMPMGQARRLAPNAAYLVPRFGLYRAISEQVMALLRELSPLVEPLSLDEAFVDLEAGGRAWDAESARLTGIKLRADIRAVTGLTGSVGLAASKMLAKIASEQAKPDGLMLIEPGTERALLGPMPVRTLPGVGPATGDHLRRVGITTVDELAEAGEDELVRLLGKAHGHALYAMALAHDERPVVAEREAKSVSVEDTYDVDIHDRLRIGLEVQRLADRCVGRLRGAGLSGRTIVLKVRRYDFSTLTRSETLRGPTDDPAVVREAAARLLDSVDTTGGVRLLGVGVSGLADYTQEDLFAQALPVPAPSAEEPEGGVGEVAPERPVAVERQWRAGQDVRHAEYGPGWVQGSGLGRVTVRFETPQSAPGRVRTFFVGDPALESAEPLPLVADAAHPPARLGQSDSDRHGAPPRTPDGGAGADGWGGNREQASDATRVPDGA; encoded by the coding sequence GTGAGACGCGCGCCGACCATCCTCCATCTCGACATGGATGCCTTCTACGCCTCTGTGGAGCAGGCATCCAAGCCGAGCCTGCGCGGGAAGGCGGTCGTCGTGGGCGGGCTCGGTCCGCGTGGGGTGGTGGCCACCGCGTCGTACGAGGCCCGGGTCTTCGGGGTGCACTCGGCGATGCCGATGGGCCAGGCCCGTCGGCTGGCGCCCAACGCCGCGTATCTGGTGCCGCGCTTCGGTCTGTACCGGGCGATCAGCGAGCAGGTGATGGCGCTGCTGCGGGAGCTGTCACCGCTCGTGGAGCCGCTGAGCCTGGACGAGGCGTTCGTGGACCTGGAGGCCGGCGGGAGGGCCTGGGACGCGGAGTCGGCGCGGCTGACCGGGATCAAGCTGCGGGCGGACATCCGGGCGGTCACCGGTCTCACCGGGTCGGTGGGGCTCGCCGCCTCCAAGATGCTCGCGAAGATCGCGTCGGAGCAGGCCAAGCCGGATGGGCTGATGCTCATAGAACCGGGGACGGAGCGGGCGCTGCTGGGGCCGATGCCGGTGCGTACGCTGCCGGGGGTGGGACCGGCCACGGGGGACCATCTGCGGCGGGTCGGGATCACCACGGTCGATGAGCTCGCCGAGGCGGGTGAGGACGAGCTGGTACGGCTGCTCGGCAAGGCGCATGGGCACGCGCTGTACGCCATGGCACTGGCGCATGACGAGCGGCCTGTGGTGGCCGAGCGCGAGGCGAAGTCGGTGTCGGTAGAGGACACGTACGACGTGGACATCCATGACCGGCTGCGGATCGGTCTGGAGGTGCAGCGGCTCGCGGACCGGTGTGTGGGGCGGCTGCGGGGTGCGGGGCTGTCCGGGCGGACGATCGTGCTGAAGGTGCGACGGTACGACTTCTCGACCCTGACCCGCTCCGAGACGCTGCGTGGGCCCACGGACGATCCGGCGGTCGTGCGGGAGGCGGCCGCGCGGTTGCTGGACTCCGTGGACACCACGGGTGGGGTACGGCTGCTCGGGGTGGGTGTTTCCGGGCTCGCCGATTACACGCAGGAGGATCTGTTCGCGCAGGCGTTGCCTGTGCCTGCGCCTTCGGCGGAGGAGCCGGAGGGGGGTGTGGGTGAGGTCGCTCCCGAGCGGCCGGTGGCTGTCGAGCGGCAGTGGCGGGCCGGGCAGGATGTGCGGCATGCCGAGTATGGGCCCGGCTGGGTGCAGGGGAGTGGGTTGGGGCGGGTGACGGTGCGGTTCGAGACGCCTCAGTCGGCTCCGGGGCGGGTGCGGACGTTTTTTGTGGGGGATCCGGCGCTGGAGTCTGCCGAGCCGTTGCCGTTGGTTGCGGACGCTGCCCACCCACCCGCCCGTCTCGGTCAGTCAGACAGTGACCGACACGGGGCTCCGCCCCGGACCCCGGACGGGGGCGCTGGCGCCGACGGGTGGGGCGGGAACCGGGAACAGGCTTCGGACGCGACTCGGGTTCCCGACGGAGCCTGA
- a CDS encoding bifunctional nuclease family protein: MNELDVVGVRVEMPSNQPIVLLREVGGDRYLPIWIGPGEATAIAFAQQGMAPARPLTHDLFKDVLEAVGQELTEVRITDLREGVFYAELVFASGVEVSARPSDAIALALRTGTPIYGSDTVLDDAGIAIPDEQEDEVEKFREFLDQISPEDFGTSSQ; the protein is encoded by the coding sequence GTGAACGAGCTCGATGTCGTAGGTGTCCGGGTCGAAATGCCCTCCAACCAACCGATCGTGCTCCTGCGCGAAGTGGGGGGCGACCGTTACCTCCCCATCTGGATCGGGCCGGGGGAGGCGACGGCGATCGCCTTCGCCCAGCAGGGCATGGCCCCCGCCCGACCGCTGACGCACGACCTGTTCAAGGACGTGCTGGAGGCCGTCGGCCAGGAGCTGACCGAAGTACGCATCACCGACCTGCGGGAAGGCGTCTTCTACGCGGAGCTGGTCTTCGCGAGCGGGGTCGAGGTCAGCGCCCGTCCCTCCGATGCCATAGCGCTGGCTCTGCGCACCGGGACGCCGATCTACGGCAGTGACACGGTGCTGGACGACGCGGGCATCGCCATCCCGGACGAGCAGGAGGACGAGGTGGAGAAGTTCCGCGAGTTCCTCGACCAGATCTCGCCCGAGGACTTCGGCACCAGCAGCCAGTGA
- a CDS encoding MerR family transcriptional regulator, translating into MRTSGDGTAGGAPGRGFGESGPYPPPGSQLRSNGGYPQPGSAVDHARQRPTAVPEGGGAAAMTSEQIGYRGPTACAAAGITYRQLDYWARTGLVEPSVRPAYGSGTQRLYSFRDVVVLKIVKRFLDTGVSLQNIRTAVQHLRERGFRDLERMTLMSDGATVYECTSPDEVHALLQGGQGIFGIAVGVVWRDVESALSQLHGERIDTGETLVGHNPADELARRRNRAV; encoded by the coding sequence GTGAGAACGAGCGGCGACGGTACGGCTGGGGGTGCCCCCGGACGCGGGTTCGGGGAGAGCGGTCCGTACCCTCCCCCGGGTTCTCAGCTGCGTTCGAACGGGGGGTACCCCCAACCGGGCAGCGCGGTCGATCACGCTCGGCAGCGGCCGACGGCGGTGCCGGAGGGCGGAGGGGCGGCGGCGATGACGTCCGAGCAGATCGGCTACCGCGGGCCGACGGCGTGCGCGGCCGCAGGCATCACCTACCGGCAGCTGGACTACTGGGCGCGCACCGGCCTGGTCGAGCCGAGCGTGCGGCCCGCCTACGGGTCGGGCACCCAGCGGCTGTACAGCTTCCGGGACGTGGTCGTCCTGAAGATCGTCAAGCGCTTTCTGGACACCGGGGTCTCGCTGCAGAACATCCGCACGGCCGTCCAGCACCTCAGAGAACGCGGTTTCCGTGACCTGGAGCGGATGACCCTGATGAGCGACGGCGCCACGGTCTACGAGTGCACCTCCCCGGACGAGGTCCATGCCCTGCTCCAGGGCGGTCAGGGCATCTTCGGGATCGCTGTCGGCGTGGTGTGGCGGGACGTGGAAAGCGCGCTCTCCCAGCTGCACGGTGAGCGCATCGACACGGGCGAGACGCTCGTCGGGCACAACCCGGCCGACGAGCTGGCCCGCCGGCGCAACCGGGCGGTCTGA